The Girardinichthys multiradiatus isolate DD_20200921_A chromosome Y, DD_fGirMul_XY1, whole genome shotgun sequence genome has a window encoding:
- the LOC124864258 gene encoding chitobiosyldiphosphodolichol beta-mannosyltransferase-like isoform X3: MKGDLLKNWGIKATTLYDRPASIFRETPLDLQHELFVRLAESHPQFRATGSDLKEMEAETTVFTVRNLGNGDVTLRLDRPALLISSTSWTEDEDFSILLKALEEYEDFIRGGASLPSLVCVITGKGPQKEHYKKLISSLNLEHVKICTPWLEAEDYPLLLGSADLGVCLHKSSSGLDLPMKVVDMFGCCLPVCAIQFDCLQELVKHEENGLIFRDSAELAEQLKSLLSEFPSSDGRLGTFRSNLRASRGQRWEDNWDQNVLPLLAAHR; the protein is encoded by the exons ATGAAGGGGGACTTGCTGAAAAACTGGGGGATCAA GGCGACCACTCTGTACGACCGACCGGCCTCCATCTTCAGAGAGACTCCTCTGGATCTGCAGCACGAGCTCTTCGTCAGACTGGCCGAGTCTCACCCGCAGTTCAGAGCCACAGG GTCTGACTTGAAGGAAATGGAGGCAGAGACGACTGTATTCACCGTCCGTAACCTGGGCAACGGCGACGTGACTCTGAGGTTGGATCGACCGGCTCTGCTGATCAGCAGCACCAGCTGGACAG agGATGAAGATTTCTCCATCCTGCTGAAAGCTCTGGAAG AGTATGAAGACTTCATCAGAGGAGGAGCGTCGTTACCGTCCTTGGTCTGCGTGATCACAG gGAAAGGTCCACAGAAGGAACACTACAAGAAGCTCATCAGCTCTTTGAATTTAGAGCACGTGAAGATCTGCACGCCGTGGCTGGAGGCTGAAGACTACCCGCTCTTGTTGG GTTCAGCAGACCTGGGAGTTTGTCTCCACAAGTCATCCAGCGGTTTGGACCTGCCCATGAAGGTGGTGGACATGTTTGGCTGCTGTCTTCCCGTCTGCGCCATCCAATTTGACTG CTTACAGGAGCTGGTGAAGCACGAAGAGAACGGCCTGATCTTCAGAGACTCTGCAGAGCTCGCAGAGCAGCTGAAG TCCCTCCTCTCAGAGTTTCCCAGTTCAGACGGCAGATTGGGAACTTTCAGGAGCAACCTGCGTGCCAGCAGGGGGCAGCGCTGGGAGGATAACTGGGACCAGAACGTCCTGCCTTTGTTGGCAGCTCACAGATGA